The Fodinibius saliphilus genomic interval CATCAATTCGCTGTTGGGGATGGTTACTAAGGAATCATCGGGAGTAACAATTCGGCTTGACCGCAATCCAATTGAAACCACTTCACCATAATGTTCCGCGACCTCAATCTTATCTCCAACCTGAAATGGCCGATCCATTATGATAATAAATCCGCCAAAAATATTTTTTAGGATATCCTGTGCAGCAAATCCGACGGCTATACCCACCGAGGCTAACACCGTGATAATAGTACTCATAGGAGGATTAATGATACCAGCAATGATGACATAAATCGAAAACGTCCAAATAACAAGGCGTACAACTGGTACCATCCGCTTGATTCCCAGCCGATAACTGGTGAACCGTTCTGACAGGTTTTCGAGCACTACCACAATAAATCGGTTAAGAAAGTAGGTAAGTATTAAGGCAATGATAATTGCCAGTACAACGCCAACAGAAATAAGATTTTCAATCTCTGATAGGGATTGACTGGTACCTTGATCAACAGGAGCTAAATTAGCAGTCGTATCGATGCGGGCGGTGTCAATATTTACAGTATCCGCCTGGATTATATCAATCTGACTAGAGCCAATTATAACGGTTGTGTCGGTCTGCTGTGATACGGTGTCTTGTAGGGCAGAAAGAGCCTCGCTATGAGATCCCAAAAGGAAAGTGATCGCAAGCAGTAATAGTTTGATTAATTTGTGCATCCAGTTATTACCCCAAGTGAATTATGTTGCGTTCTTTAAGCACTCGAATTATCTGTCGGTACATTAAGTGATTAATAGTGAAGGACCCATTTTTTTCGATCAACATGCCCCGTGACCTCAACCGATTTAGCAATAACCTGCTTTCTTCGAGTTTTACATTGAGTACCATGGCTAACTCGCTGTCAGATAACGTATCGTGTAGTACAAACGCTGCCAATGCAAATAATACCTGAGGATTTAGATCCTCAATCATCTCTACTGATGTTACCTCAAGCGGCTGTATATAAAAATAATTCTCGTCAAATTCCCGAATCGAACGAATCCAAAATATCATTGCAATTGAGGGATTCCCCTCAGCCAATCTTGTCAGTTTTTCAAAATATTCCTCCTTCAAATGCTCTTGGACCTCATGTTCTTGTCCCTTGATTTTACGATAGGTACGCGACTGCATTATTTGATCGTCCGGCTCAAAGTGTAGCGAATAACCGCTGGCCTGATGCCTGCTTAAAATGATCTGTTCAATCTGCTCTTCATTTAGAGAATCACTTTTACTGATATGAGAAAAGTATTCGCTGATCTGTAAAATCTTATCCAAAAACGACCAGGCGTACCTGGAACAACTAACCATCCAGAAAATATTTTCTCTGGTTTCTGAAATTAAGTACGCTAACTTCTCGATAGCTTTAAAGCCATTAATATCACGGATAAAGCAATTTTGTATGGATTCAATAACAACCACTTTCCGGTTATCTGATTCTTTAATCGTTGCCACCAGCTCTTCGATTGTTTGCGGGGATTCAACCTTTAGCACTGCTGCTATCTTACTTAATAGCTGATCTTCTTCCCAAATAGTTTTTACAAACTCAACGGTTTCAACCTGCTCTTCACCGAGTTCTGAATCAACTACTAAACTCAAAAATGATGATTTGCCACTTCCCTTTTCACCAACCACGGAAAAATTCGTGGGGAACTGATTTTTCCATTGTTCATACGATCTTCTAAAAGTCATGGTTGATTCTTGTGCAGGCTTAAAAAATTGCTTGTCCGCAAGTGATTTAAAATCAAAAAGTCGCCGATATATATAAGGCAACTCCTTCATTTTACTATCGGTTTCAGAAAGATATGTAGCTATATCTGCACGCTTAGATGCCTGAATTGTTGACGTTTTAAATCCTAACGCAACTTTTATATCAGCACCATACTTTTTCGCTTTTTTCCAAATAAAACGGCTCCATAGCATCAGCTGATCTTGTATGCTTGCCCAGCGTGAATCCAGAACGGCATGCCAGTCATTGGTTTTTTCTTTTACCGCATATTTGGCGTTTAGTCGTTGCAGTTGCTTAGAATCTCCCTCGTGAAGCAGAGCTAATAAAGAAGAGAAGAACTTTTCACTTCCCTTATCAATTGCATTATTAATCTGTTCCCATTTTTTCCCCGCCTGCTCATTGAGTTCCAGAACCTTCGATAGAATACGCTGTAATGCTTCACGCACCACTTTTGTAGGATCCTCTTTTTCAGCTACCTCTTCATCGCGAGCTTCAAGTGCCGATTCAAAGTTGACTGAGATTATTTTCTTTATCTCAATAATCTCGCTCAAATTTTGAGATAGAAATTCTTCCTGCTGCTGATTGGACGGTTGTAAGGGCTTCATAAATAACTCCCTGAGAGCCCGAACAACCAATTGGCGCCATTCTACTTCTTCCTGATTTACAGTCGGGGGATTTTTATCAAGCTGGGTCCCGAAAACGAGTTGTACTTCCTGTGGAGATTGCCCCACCTTTAGTAGTAGATCCTCAAACAGGTGCTCTGTTTTATCTTCCAAAATTTGTTTATCCAGCAGCTTCTGTATGGGCTGTATTAGTCGCTCTTCCACAAAACCAGCAAGGTTTTCATGCAAAGTTTTCAATTCATCCAGCGTAGCTCTCTGGCCAATCTTCTCGATAGAAATTTCAAGATCTGTTAAGAATTCCTGTAGCGGTTTTTTTAGTGATTGTTGGAATATATCCTCAAATGATACCTTGAACTCTTCAATCTCCTTTTCAATTTCAGAACGCAGTTTTAAAAATTGTACCACATCCTTAGTCCGTTCAAAAAAGAGCCGTTGTACAAACTGCCATTGCTCCTTTTGGCTCTTAAAACGGTTACGTATATATTCCTCTTTAACTTGAAGCCTGTTATCATCAAAAAATTTACTACGCCATTCCAGTGTTCCCACCTTCTCAACATCTCGAACTATTTGAGTATGCTTGCTGCTGATTACTTGCTTTACCTTTTTCAGCAGGTCCTTTTTTTCCTCTTCCAGTCTGTTCTTTTGATCTGATACAAAAGTAGGGATATCAAACTCTTTCTGCACTTCTCGCTCTTGAACCAACAGTTCCTCAATATCCCTAATCAGATTTAGCTGTATGCGCTGAAGTGTATGTCCCCATTCCAATACTGATTCATTATCCAACAAAGGATAGCTCACCACTTTATTTAAAGGGATCTCTTGCTCCCATTTGGGATATGCTTTTTTGTTACCTCCGAAAATATTTTTTTGTGATTGAACGGCCCTAAAACCAAGCTTAGCAACACTTCGGAAAGTGCTTTTGCTTCTTTTTCCTATTGCTACCCAAACAGAATCTTGCTGTTGGACTATGAACCGTTCTTCATTTTGTTTCCAAACTTCTTTATTGGGAAACGTTTTACTAATTTTATTAACAGCTGATAGATATGTCCCTAATAGATTCTCACTTTCTTTATCTGTTATCGTACCTTCAATATTATTTAAAATCTGCGGGAGTCCCTGTGTTATAATATTTTCGGGCTCATATTTTTTTTCAATTGCCAAAAAGTATCTCAGAAGTTGCTCAAAGCTATTAAAGCGTGCTTCGATATGCTGGATTAGATCATCCTGCAGGTTACCCTCAATTTTTTTCTGTAGCTTATCTTTAAATTCTTGACGATCCAATAGAATTACTTTCGTTAATTTTATTTTCTATAATTTGATCAAAATATGATGAAATACAAATTTTACGTACCGTTACTTACTGCGGATCATGGTAGTAATCCCTTTTTTTCTTGAATAAAGATTAGGCAATTCCGATCAATGTACTCTTCAGTACAATAATGAAACCTGGGCATGATTGATCCCATTTAACATATTTGCATTTTCCTTTAAAATGCGGTCGTTTTTGATCATTGTTGGTAATCTGTTTCTTTTTAGTAGCAGTTTTTCTCATCCCAACACAATTTGCAGCAGTAGTTCAAGAGTAACAGGGTAGTGGCTTGGCTTTCTCTTTGTAAAGAAATTGTAGAGCTATATGGAGGAAAAATTAGAGCCTATAGCAAGGGCATAGGGAAGGAAAGAACATTTGTTAGTTGAACTGCCGCTATTGGAGGCAGCCTGAAAAGACATTCCACGTTTTGGGAAAGAACAATGTTTTGTTGCCTTTTTAGTTAGCTGGCTTCACTGCTTCAATTCTTTTAAAAATACCCCCAGCTGTTAACTCTATAACTTGGTTAATATGCCATCCGGCTTTTTTTACGTTATCAACGGTGTTACGAGCAACATGGACCCCAACTAAATAGTGAATAAAAGGATCAAGAAAATCCATCAATGGACCCAGTAGCTGGTTGTCAGATCGCGTATGTTCGATCAGGTGAAGTTTTCCGCCAGCTTTTGTTACCCGTAGTGCTTCTTTTAATCCCTGCACGGGGTTGGGTACCGAGCAGAAGACAAAAGTAGCAACGATGTCGTCAAAGTAGTTATCCGGAAGGGTCAATTGTTGGGCATCCATTTGCTGAAGAGATGCTTGGCTTTTCATATTAGCAGGTAAGAGATCTTTTGCTCTTTTAAGCATGCCCGGAGACAGATCAATAGCGGTAATTTCTTTCTCCGGCGGATAGTAGGCGATGTTTTTCCCGGTACCCACTCCAATTTCTAAAATATTGGAACCATCAATGTCATTCCAAAGTTGGGGTCGCCATTTCTTATACCAAAGTTGTTCTATCGGCCACTCCATAAAATCATACAGCGGAGCAATAACATTATACCGGCTTTGGGTGTGATTACTAGTTCCGGTCTTCATAATTTAAAAGCTACTTTGTCATTAATTCATCTGGACTCCAAGGATGACTGCGGTTTGAATATTTTTTGTCAATAGTTAGAACATCTTGCTGTGTAATTTTTGAAAGATTATCGTCACTTTTTTTACGTAAAAAATTGAGGATAGCGGCAATTTCGGCCCCGCTAAGCCGTGCTTTAAAAGAGGGCATAACTCCGTCGTAGTGTTTGCCTTGTACTTCAACCTCTCCCCGTACTCCATGTAATACGATACGAATAGGGATTGATTTTTCTGCTGTTATCCACTTGGAATTGATTACCGGAGGGTAAACCTTTTCGATGCCCTGACCGTTTTCTCCATGGCAAGAAGCACAATCGCGCACATAAAAGCGGTTACCGTTAAGCTTGGATGGTTTGCTCTGGGCACTGAATGGTATATCGGTAGGTTGGTTTAGTCCCGGTACCATATCTTGCATGCGTTTGAAATGATCTGCCATTTTTTTATTCATCAGTGCCAACTCTTCCTGTCCATATTGTTGATGCAATTTCTGCATTTGGCTGTACATATCCCTCATCTGCTGATACCATTCTCCAGCCCTGTGATTTTCCATATGCATGCGCATATGGCCCATCTGCATTTTTTGATCGTGTATTTTTCTTTGCTGGTGGGTAGCCATCATACGTTGGTGGTTGGTCCCCATCCGGCGATGCATTTTCTGAGTCTGAAGTGATAAGTGACGGATATTAGGAGGCAGGGTATCGTTGTGGGCAGCATATTTATCCATCAACTGTTGGTGTTGGGCAGATATGGTTTCAAAGATATCAGTTAATTGTTTCTGCTCATCCTTGCTCATCTGGTTTGTTGTGTCCGAACCACAGGATGAAAGTAATAAAACCATTATCATGAAAAAGGGCAGTGTGTATAATGTTGAACGCTTAGTTATAGGTAAATTCATAAAAAATATATATGTGTACAATTACTGCTTTATATTCTTTTTATTTTCTATGTCACCGTTTGGCAAACTCTTTTGGCATTTCACACTACAACGTTATCTGCCTAATGTCTAACTACGTTATTAAGATTGAGGAATCATTCAAAAATAATTGAATTTTATTGGCGATTTTTTTTGCCATTCATCATCCCTTTTTGATGCATCATATTTTCTTTCATCATCATCTGTATGCACATTTTATGCATGGGCATCATTTCACGCATTTTTTTGTTGCCCATCATATTCTCCATATTGTTGCCTTGCATCATTGATTGCATCATCTGCATGTGGGTTTCCATGCGTTTTTTCATTTCGGGATTATCCATCATCATCTTTTTCATATTAGCCATACCCATAGTACTGTCCATATTCATCGAACGCATCATATGCCGCATCATCTGTTGACGCATTTGAGGATGCTGGGCCATATGGGTCATTATCATTGTGCGCATGGTGGAGTCCTCCATCATTTGCATCATCTGCTGTTTCTTCATCGGCATTTTATCTTGTTGCTGGGCAGTAGTGGTTGCTACCACAAATAGAATAGCGATACATGTGAGGATAAATTGTTTCATGATAAATACCTATTTGGTTTTATTTATGAAAAGTGTATTTGTCGCTTCCTCTGTAATGTACAAAGAGCGCCTTAAAGTAAGCTTAAATATTCATAAGCATTTGTGGGTGATTACATTATCGGTGATGAGGGGGGTTAGAGATAGCCTTACGAATTTTAGAAGCTTATCACTGACTGGAGAAAAGTAATATTATTAGCTGCTATATACTGCTTCAGTGTTTTAGAAATGCCGAGAGATAAACGGTCTTTTAGCATTTATAATGGGTTTAAATGCTTTTTGGGTTTTTGACAATGGAGAACTTTTCCCATTCCGCATAACTTATGTATATATATCAACTGGGCATCGGGTAGCTGTTCCCCAACGTTGGAAAGGGTACGAAGAGTCAGATGAAATTCGGATTGAAAATACCCAAGAGCTTCTTTGATAGAAGAAAAAAGTTGAATATAGTATGCGGCTCTTCCTTTGAAAGAGTAGATAGAAAAATTCATGGAGGCCTGAATTTAGTTCAGGCCTCATGAATTATTTTATTAATAGTTATGCATCGTTTATTCCATTTGGGTACCCAGCTCCGGGCGGTGCATTCGTAAAGTCTCATCAATGGATTCTATTGACATGATACTGTCATCAAACCATACATCCCAACTTTGTTTTCCATGTTGATCCTCATATCTAGAACGGAAGTTTCCTTGTTCATCAAAGTCAGCTAATCCATTTTTAAGACCTCCCACAATGGCGATTTGGTCGGGATTATCAAACCATCTCGTATATACATTGTAGTTATTTGTGTAGTCTTCACTTTCTTTGTTGGTTTCGTGCCAATCTTCCAACGTTCTCCAGAAACGGGCAAATTCTCCAGGTTTAATAGATAGAACTGTAACGATAGATTTTTCTATCTCCCCTTCAATAGGATTCAGCTCAAACTTGGGTATTCTTCGCCAATATTGAGGCTCTGATATCTTCTCACAAAGTGGTAGTACCTCCTCTAACCAATGTTTGTCGTGGTCCTGGCTGGTTTCTCTGGCTTCCCACTCCGTCCAAGTATGTGGCCCCATAACTACTCCATAATAACCAGCGAATTTTCCCGTCATGTGGTAAGAAACAAAAACGGGATAGTCGCTGTGGTATTTATTATTATGCTCTTTTAAAGCATCTTCAAATACCTGTATTTTATCAATTTGAGGCTTTAAAAAATCTACAATGTAGATCTCATTTTTTTGTTTTTCCTCTTCTTGTCCTAAAGCAGTTGATGTAAGTAGTATTACAAAAACCCCTAACAATATACCTAACCTTTTCATAGCTCCCTCCATTATTTATTGATAAGTAAATATAAAACAACATGTTAGGAGTTTACTAATAATTCTTAATATTAAAAAGAGATCCCATGTTTATTTTGTAATAAAAAATTGGCTTTGGGGGCTCTAGCTGTCATAAAGATGGCAGTTTTCTAGTTAGAGGACATCTTCGCAAAAACTCTCTGAGCCCTTCATCCGAAAACTGGATGGAATCATGATAAAATACGTTTAAATATTAATTACAGTATAAATAGTGTTTAATTAATATTTATTATCATGCATATTACTAGAGTAGGATGTTAGAACGTCACTATTTGATATCCATCAGCAATGAAATTTCGCAAACTTGGGTGCTGATCATATTC includes:
- a CDS encoding c-type cytochrome, with the translated sequence MNLPITKRSTLYTLPFFMIMVLLLSSCGSDTTNQMSKDEQKQLTDIFETISAQHQQLMDKYAAHNDTLPPNIRHLSLQTQKMHRRMGTNHQRMMATHQQRKIHDQKMQMGHMRMHMENHRAGEWYQQMRDMYSQMQKLHQQYGQEELALMNKKMADHFKRMQDMVPGLNQPTDIPFSAQSKPSKLNGNRFYVRDCASCHGENGQGIEKVYPPVINSKWITAEKSIPIRIVLHGVRGEVEVQGKHYDGVMPSFKARLSGAEIAAILNFLRKKSDDNLSKITQQDVLTIDKKYSNRSHPWSPDELMTK
- a CDS encoding class I SAM-dependent methyltransferase, whose protein sequence is MKTGTSNHTQSRYNVIAPLYDFMEWPIEQLWYKKWRPQLWNDIDGSNILEIGVGTGKNIAYYPPEKEITAIDLSPGMLKRAKDLLPANMKSQASLQQMDAQQLTLPDNYFDDIVATFVFCSVPNPVQGLKEALRVTKAGGKLHLIEHTRSDNQLLGPLMDFLDPFIHYLVGVHVARNTVDNVKKAGWHINQVIELTAGGIFKRIEAVKPAN
- a CDS encoding mechanosensitive ion channel family protein, encoding MHKLIKLLLLAITFLLGSHSEALSALQDTVSQQTDTTVIIGSSQIDIIQADTVNIDTARIDTTANLAPVDQGTSQSLSEIENLISVGVVLAIIIALILTYFLNRFIVVVLENLSERFTSYRLGIKRMVPVVRLVIWTFSIYVIIAGIINPPMSTIITVLASVGIAVGFAAQDILKNIFGGFIIIMDRPFQVGDKIEVAEHYGEVVSIGLRSSRIVTPDDSLVTIPNSELMNKAVSNTNSSALDCQVVAEIFLPMDVDVDEAKRIAYRAAVSSRYVYLQKPIAIIALNEVHEQNFVLKLRVKAYVLDIRYEFPFKSDMTELILSELKKHDMIPNQKHIDKS